One region of Labrus mixtus chromosome 1, fLabMix1.1, whole genome shotgun sequence genomic DNA includes:
- the LOC132975080 gene encoding UDP-glucuronosyltransferase 2C1-like: MKMHSLWVLIILCLLCPTMICGGKILVVPLDGSHWVNMKVIVEALHSRGHQISVVRYLDSWYIKETSPFYDSITLEMDCGFDEDFITAFASKLLEIQREGRSAWARFKLEMEQTSIASEMHVHTSKMIERLFENKKQIQSLQEAKYDLVLTDPVLPVGVIIAHYLRLPIVFNVRWTSHGEGHFAIAPSPLSYVPLPGIGFSDKMSFLERVLNVIVFGLAEIHTTHNVLPHYDGIIKKYLGPELDYLSLFQAADLWLMRVDFVFEFPRPTMPNVVYMGGFQCKPAKPLPEDLEEFVQSSGEHGVIIMSLGTLIAKLPHDLADAIASAFARVPQKVIWRHKGDKPATLGNNTLLVDWMPQNDLLGHPKIKLFVAHGGTNGVYEAMYHGVPILGVPLIFDQHDNLFKIESRGAGKVIDIFTMNEDIFYQGIQEVLNEPSYRMNMQRLSRLHRDTPIKPLDSALFWIEFVMRHKGAAHLRTESYKLPWYSYYSVDVISFLLTVTLLMLLCFTVLIWSCYKTCLKRKVKSTSKGKTE; this comes from the coding sequence ATGAAAATGCATTCACTGTGGGTCCTGATCATTCTCTGCCTGCTCTGTCCAACCATGATTTGCGGAGGGAAAATTCTTGTTGTCCCCTTGGACGGGAGCCACTGGGTGAACATGAAGGTCATTGTTGAGGCACTGCATTCAAGGGGTCACCAGATTTCTGTTGTGCGATACCTAGACAGCTGGTACATCAAGGAAACCTCCCCTTTTTATGATTCTATTACACTCGAAATGGATTGTGGATTTGATGAAGATTTTATCACGGCTTTTGCATCTAAGCTGCTGGAGAttcagagggaggggaggtctGCCTGGGCACGTTTTAAACTGGAAATGGAACAAACAAGCATAGCCTCTGAGATGCATGTGCACACATCCAAAATGATTGAGCggctttttgaaaacaaaaaacagatacagTCACTACAGGAGGCCAAATATGACCTTGTCCTTACAGATCCTGTTCTTCCAGTAGGTGTTATAATCGCACACTACCTGAGGTTGCCGATTGTGTTTAATGTTAGGTGGACAAGTCACGGTGAAGGCCATTTTGCAATCGCCCCTTCTCCTCTTTCATATGTACCACTTCCAGGAATTGGGTTTTCAGATAAGATGAGCTTTCTTGAGAGAGTTCTTAACGTTATAGTTTTTGGCCTTGCGGAAATTCATACTACACACAATGTCTTACCACATTATGATGGCATAATCAAGAAATATTTAGGTCCAGAGCTAGATTACCTCTCCCTGTTTCAAGCTGCAGACCTGTGGCTCATGAGAGTGGACTTTGTCTTTGAGTTCCCTCGTCCCACCATGCCTAATGTCGTCTACATGGGAGGGTTTCAGTGTAAACCTGCAAAACCACTTCCTGAAGACCTGGAGGAGTTTGTGCAGAGTTCTGGAGAGCATGGAGTCATTATTATGTCTCTGGGGACACTTATTGCAAAGCTTCCCCATGACCTAGCTGACGCTATCGCCTCAGCTTTTGCGAGAGTACCTCAGAAAGTCATCTGGAGACATAAAGGCGACAAACCAGCCACTCTGGGCAACAACACTTTACTTGTTGACTGGATGCCACAGAATGATCTTTTGGGCCATCCAAAAATTAAACTATTTGTGGCTCATGGAGGAACAAATGGAGTTTATGAAGCTATGTACCATGGAGTTCCCATCTTAGGTGTCCCATTGATTTTTGATCAGCATGATAATCTGTTCAAAATTGAATCAAGAGGAGCAGGGAAAGTGATAGATATCTTTACTATGAATGAAGATATCTTCTATCAAGGAATTCAGGAAGTCCTGAATGAGCCCTCATACAGGATGAACATGCAGAGACTCTCCAGGCTGCACAGAGATACTCCCATAAAGCCTCTGGATAGCGCCCTCTTCTGGATAGAGTTTGTCATGAGACACAAAGGTGCAGCTCATCTGAGAACAGAGTCCTACAAGCTACCCTGGTATTCCTACTACTCTGTTGATGTGATATCTTTTCTACTAACAGTCACACTgctaatgttgttgtgttttactgTGTTAATATGGTCATGCTACAAAACCTGTCTAAAAAGGAAAGTTAAATCTACCTCAAAGGGAAAGACAGAATGA
- the LOC132975089 gene encoding UDP-glucuronosyltransferase 2C1-like, with amino-acid sequence MRLVCFCSALLLLVFIPKACQGGNILVLPIEGSHWINMEILLQACHEKGHNLTILRSNKSWYIKEKSSYYHTLTVQVERSLDQKFITKIIKEAIDMERGALPLTHFLHMSVGMIGTFLDAHEAVAEFMTGILDNSELIKKLKDSKFDLVLTDPCWGGGVILAKYLNLPLVYNVRWLLGGEAHLAIAPSPLSYIPITGSGNTDKITFLQRVKNVAFHLVTETQNHLVSQIYQKMSDKYLGPGIDYKQLMLDADLWLMRADFVFEFPRPTMPNVVYMGGFQCKPAKPLPADLEEFVQSSGEHGVIIMSLGTFVSELPDDMTDELASAFAKVPQKVIWRHKGRKPATLGNNTLLVDWMPQNDLLGHPKVKLFVAHGGTNGVQEAIYHGVPVVGLPLFFDQYDNLLRLKERGGAEILSIQTVDKEDNFLKTIQEVLNEPSYRMNMQRLSRLHRDTPIKPLDNALFWIGFVIRHKGAAHLKAQSLQMPWYSYHSVDVFVFLAGALLLVLLTVFMLMRCFYNRMCKKKVKHE; translated from the coding sequence atgAGGCTggtctgtttctgcagtgcTCTGCTGCTACTTGTCTTTATTCCCAAAGCCTGTCAGGGTGGCAACATCTTGGTCCTTCCTATAGAAGGCAGCCACTGGATAAACATGGAGATCCTTCTTCAAGCTTGTCATGAGAAAGGACACAATCTAACAATACTGCGTTCAAACAAAAGCTGGTACATCAAGGAGAAATCCTCCTATTACCACACTTTAACAGTTCAAGTGGAGAGGAGCTTGGATCAGAAGTTCATAACAAAAATCATAAAAGAGGCCATTGACATGGAGAGGGGAGCTCTTCCCTTGACACATTTTCTCCACATGTCTGTAGGAATGATCGGCACGTTTTTGGACGCTCACGAAGCTGTGGCCGAGTTTATGACAGGGATCCTGGATAACTCAGAACTGATAAAAAAGTTGAAGGACAGCAAGTTCGACCTGGTGCTCACTGACCCCTGCTGGGGTGGAGGAGTGATTTTGGCCAAATATTTGAACCTTCCTTTGGTTTATAATGTTCGCTGGCTATTAGGCGGAGAGGCTCACCTCGCTATTGCTCCTTCTCCTTTATCATACATTCCTATAACAGGATCTGGCAACACAGACAAGATTACCTTTTTGCAGAGAgtaaaaaatgtggcttttCATTTAGTAACGGAAACACAAAATCACTTAGTTAGTCAAATATACCAGAAAATGTCTGACAAATATCTTGGGCCTGGTATCGACTATAAACAGTTAATGCTTGATGCAGATCTGTGGCTCATGAGGGCGGACTTTGTGTTTGAGTTCCCTCGTCCCACCATGCCAAATGTCGTCTACATGGGAGGGTTTCAGTGTAAACCTGCAAAACCACTTCCTGCAGATCTTGAGGAGTTTGTGCAGAGTTCTGGAGAGCATGGAGTCATTATTATGTCTCTGGGGACTTTTGTGAGTGAACTTCCTGATGACATGACGGACGAGCTCGCCTCAGCTTTTGCGAAAGTACCTCAGAAAGTCATCTGGAGACATAAAGGACGAAAACCAGCCACTCTGGGCAACAACACTTTGCTGGTCGACTGGATGCCACAGAATGATCTTTTAGGGCATCCCAAGGTAAAGCTATTTGTTGCACATGGAGGAACAAATGGAGTTCAAGAAGCCATTTATCATGGAGTCCCTGTTGTGGGTCTGCCTTTGTTTTTTGACCAATATGACAACCTGCTGCGTCTCAAAGAGAGAGGTGGTGCTGAGATCCTGAGCATTCAAACAGTGGACAAAGAAGACAACTTCCTGAAGACCATACAGGAAGTCCTGAATGAGCCCTCGTACAGGATGAACATGCAGAGACTCTCCAGGCTGCACAGAGATACTCCCATAAAGCCTCTGGATAACGCTCTCTTCTGGATAGGATTTGTTATTAGACACAAAGGTGCAGCTCATCTGAAAGCACAGTCCTTACAGATGCCCTGGTATTCCTACCACTCAGTTGATGTCTTTGTGTTCCTGGCTGGAGCTTTGCTTCTCGTTCTTCTAACTGTTTTCATGCTGATGAGATGTTTCTACAATAGAATGTGtaagaaaaaagtgaaacacgagtaa
- the chrna5 gene encoding neuronal acetylcholine receptor subunit alpha-5, with protein sequence MMLRAGGAATSLALLLLLPLLCCCHLCHSLRVPKLSSYAKAEDKLFKYLFGNYQKWVRPVEYLNQTIRVKFGLAISQLVDVDEKNQRMTTNVWMKQEWIDMKLRWNPNDYLGITIIRVPSDRLWLPDVVLYDNSDGRFEGTVTKAVVKYDGTIAWTPPANYKSACTIDVTFFPFDLQNCSMKFGSWTYDGSQVDITLEDFHVDKQDYFDNGEWEIVKATGSRGIRTDSSSSYPTITYYFIIRRLPLFYTLFLIIPCIGLSFLTILVFYLPSNGGEKISLCTSVLVSLTVFLLVIEEIIPSSSKAIPLIGEYLVFTMIFVTLSIIITVFAINIHHRSSSTHHDMAPWVRRIFLHMLPKLLCMRSHADRYATAGAARARCAVGLGLMKDQAPELTPLLYTRHSLEAALDSIRYITMHVVKENEVREVVQDWKFVAQVLDRMFLWAFLLVSILGTALLFIPVIYKWANIIVPNHAGSTL encoded by the exons ATGATGTTGAGAGCAGGAGGGGCAGCCACCTCTCtagcactgctgctgctgctgccattgCTGTGCTGTTGCCACCTGTGCCACTCACTGC GGGTTCCAAAACTCTCCTCCTATGCAAAAGCAGAGGACAAGCTGTTCAAATACCTCTTTGGAAACTACCAGAAATGGGTTCGCCCAGTAGAATACCTAAACCAGACGATACGTGTGAAGTTCGGACTGGCCATCTCCCAGCTAGTTGATGTG GATGAGAAAAATCAGCGGATGACAACCAATGTGTGGATGAAACAG GAGTGGATTGACATGAAGCTGAGATGGAACCCTAATGACTATCTGGGCATCACAATTATACGCGTCCCTTCAGACAGGCTCTGGCTCCCTGATGTCGTACTGTATGATAA TTCAGATGGGCGTTTTGAGGGTACGGTCACTAAGGCTGTTGTGAAATATGATGGAACCATAGCATGGACACCACCAGCTAATTACAAGTCAGCCTGCACCATTGATGTCACATTCTTCCCTTTTGACCTCCAGAACTGTTCTATGAAGTTCGGTTCCTGGACGTATGATGGCTCCCAG GTGGACATCACACTGGAGGACTTCCACGTGGACAAACAGGACTATTTTGACAATGGTGAATGGGAGATAGTGAAAGCCACAGGCAGCCGTGGTATCAGAACAGACAGCAGCTCTTCCTATCCCACCATCACTTATTACTTCATCATCCGCCGTCTGCCTCTTTTCTACACCCTTTTCCTCATCATTCCCTGCATTGGCCTGTCCTTCCTTACCATCCTCGTCTTCTATCTCCCGTCAAACGGTGGAGAGAAGATCTCTCTTTGCACCTCAGTCCTGGTGTCACTCACAGTTTTCCTCCTGGTCATCGAGGAGATCATCCCGTCCTCCTCAAAGGCCATCCCTCTCATCGGAGAGTACCTAGTCTTCACCATGATTTTCGTCACACTCTCCATTATCATCACAGTCTTTGCCATCAACATCCACCATCGCTCATCGTCCACACACCATGATATGGCCCCCTGGGTGAGGAGGATTTTCCTGCACATGTTGCCTAAGCTGCTTTGCATGCGCAGCCATGCGGATCGGTACGCCACGGCAGGAGCAGCCAGAGCCAGATGTGCAGTAGGATTGGGTCTGATGAAGGACCAAGCACCTGAACTGACACCTCTCCTGTACACCAGACACAGCCTAGAAGCTGCTTTGGATTCTATTCGCTACATAACCATGCATGTAGTTAAAGAAAATGAGGTCAGAGAG GTGGTTCAAGACTGGAAGTTTGTAGCCCAGGTCCTGGATCGGATGTTTCTTTGGGCCTTCCTCTTGGTGTCGATCTTGGGCActgctctcctcttcatcccagTTATTTACAAATGGGCCAACATCATCGTCCCTAACCACGCTGGAAGCACCCTCTAG
- the LOC132975059 gene encoding UDP-glucuronosyltransferase 2C1-like translates to MLNRLKMYHNRNATFLLLLCTMFLTWRTCHGGKILIVPLEGSHWVNMDIMIKALHSEGHSVDVVRTNQSWYIKDGFPHYKTITVSVAEAFNHDFVKPILKKIFHIERGGSSFWTFASLLLEMFDAMYNIHRITCNMAMSMFKDEDLMSRLKERDYDLVFTDPAWGAGVMLAHALKLPLVYNVRWITSGEGHMAIAPSPLSYIPMTGSGLSDKMSFKQRFQNLLFYFIWQIQDGFLVNPQYQAVCDEFFGSEVRFRDLLQEADLWLMRVDFVFEFPRPTMPNVIYMGGFQCKPAKPLPEDLEEFVQSSGEHGVIIMSMGTFVSELPDDMTNEIASAFAKLPQKVIWRHKGEKPKSLGDNTLLVDWMPQNDLLGHPKIKLFVAHGGTNGVQEAIYHGVPVVGLPLFFDQYDNLLRLKERGAAKILTLATVDKDDNFLKTIQEVLNEPSYRMNMQRLSRLHRDTPIKPLDSALFWIEFVMRHKGAAHLRTESYKLPWYSYYSVDVFVFLAGALLLILITAFMLIRCLCTTRSKNKMKRD, encoded by the exons ATGTTAAACAG gttGAAGATGTACCATAACAGAAATGCGACATTTCTTCTCTTGTTGTGTACAATGTTTTTAACATGGAGGACATGTCACGGAGGTAAGATTTTGATCGTCCCTTTAGAGGGCAGCCACTGGGTGAACATGGACATCATGATCAAAGCTCTGCACTCTGAAGGACACTCGGTTGATGTTGTACGAACAAATCAAAGCTGGTACATTAAGGACGGCTTCCCACACTACAAGACAATCACTGTCTCTGTCGCTGAAGCCTTCAACCACGACTTCGTCAAACCGATTCTGAAAAAGATCTTTCACATTGAGAGGGGGGGGAGCTCTTTTTGGACCTTTGCAAGTTTGCTGTTGGAGATGTTTGATGCCATGTACAACATACACAGAATAACCTGCAATATGGCAATGAGCATGTTCAAAGATGAAGACTTGATGAGTAGGTTGAAGGAGCGCGACTATGACTTGGTCTTCACTGACCCTGCATGGGGTGCAGGTGTAATGTTGGCTCATGCTCTGAAGCTTCCTCTGGTTTATAACGTGCGATGGATCACAAGTGGAGAGGGACATATGGCAATTGCACCTTCTCCTTTATCTTACATCCCAATGACTGGATCAGGACTGTCAGACAAAATGAGTTTTAAACAAAGATTTCAAAATCTTCTTTTCTACTTCATTTGGCAAATACAGGATGGATTCCTAGTCAACCCTCAGTATCAGGCTGTTTGTGATGAATTTTTTGGCTCGGAGGTCAGATTTAGAGACCTATTACAGGAAGCAGACCTGTGGCTCATGAGAGTGGACTTTGTCTTTGAGTTCCCTCGTCCCACCATGCCTAATGTCATCTACATGGGAGGGTTTCAGTGTAAACCTGCAAAACCACTTCCTGAAGACCTGGAGGAGTTTGTGCAGAGTTCTGGAGAGCATGGAGTCATTATTATGTCTATGGGGACTTTTGTAAGTGAACTTCCTGATGACATGACAAATGAAATTGCCTCAGCTTTTGCTAAATTGCCTCAGAAAGTCATCTGGAGACATAAAGGTGAAAAACCAAAATCTTTAGGTGACAACACTTTGCTGGTCGACTGGATGCCGCAGAATGATCTTTTAGGGCATCCCAAGATAAAACTATTCGTGGCGCACGGAGGAACAAATGGAGTTCAAGAAGCCATTTATCATGGAGTCCCTGTTGTGGGTCTGCCTTTGTTTTTTGACCAATATGACAACCTGCTGCGTCTCAAAGAGAGAGGAGCCGCTAAGATTCTTACCTTAGCTACTGTGGACAAAGATGACAACTTCCTGAAGACCATTCAGGAAGTCCTGAATGAGCCCTCATACAGGATGAACATGCAGAGACTCTCCAGGCTGCACAGAGATACTCCCATAAAGCCTCTGGATAGCGCCCTCTTCTGGATAGAGTTTGTCATGAGACACAAAGGTGCAGCTCATCTGAGAACAGAGTCCTACAAGCTACCCTGGTATTCCTACTACTCTGTTGATGTCTTTGTGTTCCTGGCTGGAGCTTTGCTTCTCATACTAATAACTGCTTTCATGTTAATTAGGTGTTTATGCACTACCaggagtaaaaataaaatgaaacgtGACTAA